In Lysobacter lycopersici, a genomic segment contains:
- the lpdA gene encoding dihydrolipoyl dehydrogenase: MADQQQFDVVVIGGGPAGYHAAIRAAQLGLKTACVDAALGKDGKPALGGTCLRVGCIPSKALLDSSRQFWNMGHIFDQHGISFDKPKIDVGKMVARKDAIVKQFTGGIAALFKANKVTAFYGWAQLQPGNIVKVKQHDGSEVELKGTNVILAAGSDSIELPFAKFGEHIVDNVGALDFDKVPKRLGVIGAGVIGLELGSVWNRLGSQVTVLEGLPNFLAAADTEVAKVAAREFKKQGLDIKLGCKVTNTEVKKDGVHVFYTDDKGEQEIVVDKLLVCVGRRAATKNLLADGTGVKLDQRGMIEVDDHCHTGVDGVWAVGDCVRGPMLAHKGFEEGIEVAELIAGLPGHVNYDTIPNVIYTEPEIAWVGKTEEQLKADGIAYKAGSFPFAAVGRAVAMAEPAGFVKVLADAETDRILGMHLVGANVSELVHEGVISMEFNGSADDLARICHAHPSLSEAVHDAAMAVAKRAIHKAN; this comes from the coding sequence ATGGCTGACCAACAACAATTCGACGTCGTCGTGATCGGTGGCGGCCCGGCCGGCTACCACGCCGCGATCCGCGCCGCGCAGCTCGGCCTCAAGACCGCCTGCGTCGACGCCGCGCTGGGCAAGGACGGCAAGCCGGCGCTCGGCGGCACCTGCCTGCGCGTGGGCTGCATCCCGTCCAAGGCGCTTCTCGATTCCAGCCGCCAGTTCTGGAACATGGGCCACATCTTCGACCAGCACGGCATCAGCTTCGACAAGCCGAAGATCGATGTCGGCAAGATGGTCGCGCGCAAGGACGCCATCGTGAAGCAGTTCACCGGCGGCATCGCCGCGCTGTTCAAGGCCAACAAGGTGACTGCGTTCTACGGCTGGGCGCAGCTGCAGCCGGGCAACATCGTCAAGGTCAAGCAGCACGACGGTTCCGAAGTCGAGCTCAAGGGCACCAACGTCATCCTCGCCGCCGGCTCGGATTCGATCGAACTGCCGTTCGCGAAGTTCGGCGAGCACATCGTCGACAACGTCGGTGCGCTGGATTTCGACAAGGTGCCCAAGCGCCTCGGCGTGATCGGCGCCGGCGTGATCGGCCTCGAACTCGGCAGCGTGTGGAACCGCCTCGGTTCGCAGGTCACCGTGCTCGAAGGCCTGCCGAACTTTCTCGCCGCTGCGGACACCGAAGTGGCGAAGGTCGCCGCGCGCGAGTTCAAGAAGCAGGGCCTCGACATCAAGCTCGGCTGCAAGGTCACGAATACCGAGGTGAAGAAGGACGGCGTGCACGTCTTCTACACCGACGACAAGGGCGAACAGGAAATCGTGGTCGACAAGCTGCTGGTCTGCGTCGGCCGCCGCGCCGCGACGAAGAATCTCCTCGCCGACGGCACCGGCGTGAAGCTGGACCAGCGCGGCATGATCGAAGTCGACGACCACTGCCACACCGGCGTCGATGGCGTCTGGGCGGTCGGCGACTGCGTGCGCGGTCCGATGCTCGCGCACAAGGGCTTCGAGGAAGGCATCGAAGTCGCCGAACTCATCGCCGGCCTGCCCGGCCACGTGAACTACGACACCATTCCCAACGTCATCTACACCGAGCCGGAAATCGCCTGGGTCGGCAAGACCGAGGAGCAGCTGAAAGCCGACGGCATCGCCTACAAGGCCGGCAGCTTCCCGTTCGCGGCGGTCGGTCGCGCGGTGGCGATGGCGGAACCGGCGGGCTTCGTGAAGGTGCTGGCCGACGCGGAAACCGATCGCATCCTCGGCATGCACCTGGTCGGCGCCAACGTGTCCGAACTGGTGCACGAGGGCGTGATCTCGATGGAATTCAACGGCAGCGCCGACGACCTCGCCCGCATCTGCCACGCGCACCCCTCGCTGTCCGAAGCCGTGCACGACGCGGCGATGGCCGTCGCCAAGCGTGCGATCCACAAGGCGAACTGA
- the sucB gene encoding dihydrolipoyllysine-residue succinyltransferase has translation MATDIKVPVLPESVSDATIASWHKKVGDAVKRDENLVDLETDKVVLEVPSPADGVVKEIKFAEGATVTSQQVIAVIEEGAVAAAAPAAPAPEAPKAAAPAPAAAAPTTTSAPVAAKSAPTSAGALPPGAAFYAASNKVDPADVAGTGRHGAVTKEDLVNYASGKTPGVSGGARPEERVPMTRMRARIAERLMQSKNSIAMLTSFNEVNLGKVMSMRKELQDDFVKANGIKLGFMSFFAKAAANALQRHPAVNASVDGNDVIYHGYADISIAVSTDKGLVTPVLRNVERMSFADIEKGIDAYAKAAREGGLKLEDLQGGTFTITNGGTFGSLMSTPIVNPPQSAILGMHAIKDRAIVENGQVIAAPMMYIALSYDHRIIDGKDAVLFLVDIKNQLENPSRMLLGM, from the coding sequence ATGGCCACCGACATCAAAGTCCCGGTTCTCCCCGAATCCGTTTCTGACGCCACCATCGCCAGCTGGCACAAGAAGGTCGGCGACGCGGTCAAGCGCGACGAGAACCTGGTCGACCTCGAAACCGACAAGGTCGTGCTCGAAGTGCCCTCGCCGGCCGATGGCGTGGTGAAGGAAATCAAGTTCGCCGAAGGCGCCACCGTCACCAGCCAGCAGGTGATCGCGGTGATCGAGGAAGGCGCGGTCGCCGCCGCGGCTCCGGCTGCTCCCGCCCCCGAAGCGCCCAAGGCAGCGGCCCCGGCTCCGGCTGCCGCAGCGCCGACAACCACCAGCGCGCCGGTCGCGGCCAAGTCCGCTCCTACAAGTGCAGGCGCGCTCCCGCCGGGCGCCGCGTTCTACGCCGCGTCGAACAAGGTCGATCCGGCCGACGTCGCCGGCACCGGCCGCCACGGCGCGGTGACCAAGGAAGACCTCGTCAACTACGCCAGCGGCAAGACCCCGGGCGTGTCCGGCGGCGCGCGTCCGGAAGAGCGCGTGCCGATGACGCGCATGCGCGCGCGCATCGCCGAGCGCCTGATGCAGTCGAAGAACAGCATCGCGATGCTGACCTCGTTCAACGAGGTCAACCTCGGCAAGGTCATGTCAATGCGCAAGGAGTTGCAGGACGACTTCGTGAAGGCCAACGGCATCAAGCTCGGCTTCATGAGCTTCTTCGCCAAGGCCGCCGCGAACGCGTTGCAGCGCCACCCGGCGGTCAACGCCTCGGTCGACGGCAACGACGTCATCTACCACGGCTACGCAGACATCAGCATCGCTGTCTCGACCGACAAGGGCCTGGTCACGCCAGTGCTGCGCAACGTCGAGCGCATGTCCTTCGCCGACATCGAGAAGGGCATCGACGCCTATGCGAAGGCCGCGCGCGAAGGCGGGCTCAAGCTCGAGGACCTGCAGGGCGGCACGTTCACCATCACCAACGGCGGCACCTTCGGTTCGCTGATGTCTACGCCGATCGTCAACCCGCCGCAGAGCGCCATCCTCGGCATGCACGCGATCAAGGACCGCGCCATCGTCGAAAACGGCCAGGTGATCGCCGCGCCGATGATGTACATCGCGCTCAGCTACGACCACCGCATCATCGACGGCAAGGACGCGGTGCTGTTCCTGGTCGACATCAAGAACCAGCTCGAGAACCCGAGCCGCATGCTGCTGGGCATGTGA
- a CDS encoding 2-oxoglutarate dehydrogenase E1 component, which produces MDSLLKQFAQTSQLGANAAYIEDLYEQYLVDPGSVSPSWKAYFDGLKGREAGDVPHSVVMEQVAQAGRDAGRGVATAAGPGDERDRAVAKLVTAYRSRGHLAANLDPLGMQARPDAPDLAIGFHRLSDADLDHEFGTGGVGGRERMKLRDLVALLKATYTGSIGAEYMHIADVEQRRWMQERLENAGGNYGFDADAKRRILERLTAAEGLERYLHTKYVGQKRFSLEGGDALVPLLDDLVRRAGGDGVKEIVLGMAHRGRLNVLVNTLGKSPRKLFDEFEGKFDHAYDDRAHTGDVKYHMGFSADLATPGGPVHLALAFNPSHLEIVDPVVVGSVRSRQHRRRDDGRKQVLPVLLHGDAAFAGQGVVMELFQMSQARGFAVGGTVHVVINNQIGFTISDRQDARSTLYCTDVAKMVGAPILHVNGDDPEAVVFCAQAAFDFRQRFGKDVVIDLVCYRRHGHNEADEPAATQPLMYQVIRAHKTPRELYADALLAQGVLAADEAQKVVDGYRDKLDAGAVTTELADAKPDAEAIDWSKYLSGKLSDAIDTKVARKKLDALAKAINTIPAEIVLHPRVAKIYEDRRKMAAGELPGDWGFAENLAYATLLDAGHRMRLVGQDSERGTFFHRHAVLHDQKTDTHYTPLQQLVKHPDDACIVDSLLSEEAVMAFEYGYSTADPGTLDIWEAQFGDFANGAQVVIDQFISSGEAKWDRLCGLALYLPHGYEGQGPEHSSARLERFLQLCALENMIVCVPTTPAQDFHMIRRQMLMATRKPLVVMTPKSLLRHKLAVSSLDELANGSFQLLIPDAQADAKSVKRVVACSGKVYYDLLEEAQKQKLTDVAILRVEQLYPFPRKELAAELKKYAKATDVVWCQEEPQNQGAWYQIQHHLNACLQPKQSLHYAGRPRSPSPAVGHFNDHVAEQQQLVADALVNPPSGHISHE; this is translated from the coding sequence GTGGACAGTCTCCTCAAGCAGTTCGCCCAAACCTCGCAACTCGGGGCCAACGCCGCCTACATCGAGGATCTCTACGAGCAGTACCTGGTGGATCCCGGCAGCGTATCGCCGTCGTGGAAGGCGTATTTCGACGGGCTCAAGGGCCGCGAGGCCGGCGACGTCCCGCATTCGGTGGTGATGGAACAGGTGGCGCAGGCCGGGCGCGATGCCGGGCGCGGCGTCGCCACGGCTGCCGGCCCGGGCGACGAGCGCGATCGCGCGGTCGCGAAACTCGTGACCGCCTACCGTTCGCGTGGGCACCTCGCCGCCAACCTCGATCCGCTGGGCATGCAGGCCCGGCCGGACGCGCCCGACCTCGCCATCGGTTTCCACCGCCTGTCCGACGCCGACCTCGACCACGAATTCGGTACCGGCGGCGTCGGTGGTCGCGAGCGGATGAAGCTGCGCGACCTCGTCGCCCTGCTCAAAGCCACCTACACCGGTTCCATCGGCGCGGAATACATGCACATCGCCGACGTCGAGCAGCGGCGCTGGATGCAGGAACGGCTGGAGAATGCGGGCGGCAACTACGGCTTCGACGCCGACGCCAAGCGCCGCATCCTCGAACGCCTGACCGCGGCCGAGGGGCTGGAGCGCTACCTGCACACCAAGTACGTCGGCCAGAAGCGCTTCTCGCTGGAAGGCGGCGACGCGCTGGTGCCGCTGCTGGACGACCTCGTGCGCCGCGCCGGCGGCGACGGCGTGAAGGAAATCGTCCTGGGCATGGCCCATCGCGGCCGCCTAAACGTGCTCGTGAACACGCTGGGCAAGTCGCCGCGCAAGCTGTTCGACGAATTCGAGGGCAAGTTCGACCACGCCTACGACGATCGCGCGCACACCGGCGACGTGAAGTACCACATGGGCTTCTCCGCCGACCTCGCCACCCCCGGCGGCCCGGTGCACCTCGCCCTCGCGTTCAACCCCTCGCACCTGGAGATCGTCGACCCGGTGGTGGTCGGCAGCGTGCGTTCGCGCCAGCACCGCCGCCGCGACGACGGGCGCAAGCAGGTGTTGCCGGTGCTGCTGCACGGCGACGCCGCGTTCGCGGGCCAGGGCGTGGTGATGGAACTGTTCCAGATGTCGCAGGCGCGCGGCTTCGCCGTGGGCGGCACCGTGCACGTGGTCATCAACAACCAGATCGGCTTCACCATCAGCGACCGCCAGGACGCGCGCAGCACGCTGTACTGCACCGACGTGGCGAAGATGGTCGGCGCGCCGATCCTGCACGTGAACGGCGACGACCCGGAAGCGGTGGTGTTCTGCGCGCAGGCCGCGTTCGATTTCCGCCAGCGCTTCGGCAAGGACGTGGTGATCGACCTCGTCTGCTACCGCCGCCACGGCCACAACGAGGCCGACGAACCGGCCGCGACCCAGCCGCTGATGTACCAGGTGATCCGCGCGCACAAGACCCCGCGCGAGCTCTACGCCGACGCTTTGCTCGCGCAGGGCGTGCTTGCGGCCGACGAGGCGCAGAAGGTGGTGGACGGCTACCGCGACAAGCTCGACGCCGGCGCGGTCACCACCGAACTCGCCGATGCCAAGCCCGACGCCGAGGCGATCGACTGGTCGAAGTACCTGTCCGGCAAGCTCTCCGACGCCATCGATACCAAGGTTGCGCGCAAGAAACTGGATGCGCTGGCCAAGGCGATCAACACCATTCCCGCGGAGATCGTGCTGCATCCTCGCGTTGCCAAGATCTACGAGGACCGGCGCAAGATGGCCGCCGGCGAACTGCCGGGCGACTGGGGCTTCGCCGAGAACCTCGCCTACGCCACCCTGCTCGACGCCGGCCATCGCATGCGCCTGGTCGGCCAGGACAGCGAGCGCGGCACCTTCTTCCACCGCCACGCGGTGCTGCACGACCAGAAGACCGACACCCACTACACCCCGCTGCAGCAGTTGGTGAAGCATCCGGACGATGCCTGCATCGTCGATTCGCTGCTGAGCGAGGAAGCGGTGATGGCGTTCGAATACGGCTATTCCACCGCCGACCCGGGAACGCTCGACATCTGGGAAGCGCAGTTCGGCGACTTCGCCAACGGCGCGCAGGTGGTGATCGACCAGTTCATCAGTTCCGGCGAAGCCAAGTGGGACCGCCTGTGCGGGCTCGCGCTGTACCTGCCGCATGGCTACGAAGGCCAGGGCCCGGAGCACAGCTCCGCGCGCCTCGAACGCTTCCTGCAGTTGTGCGCGCTGGAAAACATGATCGTCTGCGTGCCGACCACCCCGGCGCAGGACTTCCACATGATCCGCCGGCAAATGCTGATGGCCACGCGCAAGCCGCTGGTGGTGATGACGCCGAAGTCGCTGCTGCGGCACAAGCTGGCGGTGTCGTCGCTGGACGAACTGGCGAACGGATCGTTCCAGTTGCTGATCCCCGATGCGCAGGCCGATGCGAAATCGGTGAAGCGCGTGGTCGCCTGTTCCGGCAAGGTCTACTACGACCTGCTGGAGGAGGCGCAGAAGCAGAAGCTCACCGACGTCGCCATCCTCCGCGTCGAACAGCTGTACCCGTTCCCGCGCAAGGAGCTGGCGGCGGAACTGAAGAAGTACGCCAAGGCCACCGACGTGGTCTGGTGCCAGGAAGAGCCGCAGAACCAGGGCGCGTGGTACCAGATCCAGCACCACCTCAACGCCTGCCTGCAGCCGAAGCAGTCGCTGCACTACGCGGGCCGCCCGCGTTCGCCCTCGCCCGCCGTCGGCCATTTCAACGACCACGTCGCCGAACAGCAGCAGCTGGTCGCCGACGCGTTGGTGAACCCGCCCAGCGGCCACATTTCGCACGAATAA
- a CDS encoding GNAT family N-acetyltransferase — MNATALGFSVSAADYARDGAALRAVREAVFVREQGVPLELELDAQDPDCLHVLARDADGKPIGTGRLTPAHTLGRMAVLPEWRGRGVGAAMLAALTELARGQRWNAIELHAQVDAIGFYVRNGYLPVGPRYMEAGIEHQSMRRALGGPNAVEDREAAIAATIAIVDSTRRGLRAYSRALDPGLFDAPPVLDALRRLAVRRDGIELRFLLQDAETPQREQAPLIALAQRLPSVLLFRAVDDPVDLNYPSAFVANDGSGYYFRGLGHRFDGETALDAGGRARQLREEFDRTWERSRPCSEYRALGL; from the coding sequence GTGAACGCGACCGCGCTCGGCTTCAGCGTGTCTGCGGCCGATTACGCCCGCGATGGCGCTGCGCTGCGCGCGGTGCGCGAAGCGGTGTTCGTCCGCGAACAGGGCGTGCCGCTGGAACTGGAACTCGACGCGCAGGATCCGGACTGCCTGCACGTGCTCGCCCGCGATGCGGACGGAAAGCCCATCGGCACCGGGCGTTTGACCCCGGCGCATACGCTGGGACGCATGGCGGTCTTGCCCGAATGGCGCGGACGCGGCGTCGGCGCGGCGATGCTGGCCGCACTCACCGAGCTCGCGCGCGGGCAGCGATGGAACGCCATCGAACTGCACGCGCAGGTCGATGCCATCGGTTTCTACGTTCGCAATGGCTACCTGCCAGTCGGGCCGCGCTACATGGAAGCCGGGATCGAACACCAGTCCATGCGCCGTGCCCTGGGCGGACCGAATGCGGTCGAGGACCGCGAAGCCGCCATCGCCGCGACCATCGCCATCGTCGATTCGACCCGGCGCGGCTTGCGCGCCTACAGCCGCGCGCTGGACCCGGGCCTGTTCGACGCACCACCGGTGCTCGATGCCCTGCGCCGGCTGGCCGTGCGCCGCGACGGCATCGAACTGCGCTTCCTGCTGCAGGATGCGGAAACGCCGCAGCGCGAGCAGGCGCCGCTGATCGCCCTCGCCCAGCGCCTGCCGAGCGTGCTGCTGTTCCGCGCCGTGGACGATCCGGTCGACCTCAACTACCCATCGGCGTTCGTCGCCAACGACGGCAGCGGCTACTACTTCCGCGGCCTCGGCCACCGTTTCGACGGCGAAACCGCGCTCGATGCCGGCGGCCGGGCGCGGCAGCTGCGCGAGGAATTCGACCGTACCTGGGAACGCAGCCGGCCCTGCAGCGAATACCGAGCACTGGGGCTTTAG
- a CDS encoding cupin domain-containing protein encodes MIEVHATAKHMLGMPPTEFLRDYWQKKPLLIRNAFPGFESPLQPEDLAGLACEDGVLARIVAHDPKKDSWMLRHGPFPEDMFPSMPHHDWTLLVQDVDKWDADVGALLERFDFLPRWRIDDVMVSFAAPGGSVGAHVDQYDVFLLQAQGRRRWQIDDRPNPPVHFRLDVELKLLQRFEPTHDWVLEPGDMLYLPPGVPHHGVAEDACLTFSVGMRAPAAAELLGDFVDTLASEADESLRFADPELEPAKDAFEIDAAAMERVVEGLNKLRMNDPERLGEWFGRFITTYRTALRPGGREPGDGRSRIEIEWDLQQGAYLQRDPWTRMAWQRAGRGARLYVSGESHALPLADARHIANAECLDGGDYAKLSITGRDLVQDLLQRGHYALEFPEDAAR; translated from the coding sequence ATGATCGAAGTCCACGCGACAGCGAAGCACATGCTCGGCATGCCGCCGACAGAATTCCTGCGCGATTACTGGCAGAAGAAGCCGCTGCTGATACGCAACGCATTCCCCGGTTTCGAATCGCCGCTGCAGCCGGAAGACCTCGCCGGGCTGGCCTGCGAGGACGGCGTGCTCGCGCGCATCGTCGCGCACGACCCGAAGAAGGATTCGTGGATGCTGCGCCACGGGCCGTTCCCGGAAGACATGTTCCCGTCCATGCCGCACCACGACTGGACCTTGCTGGTGCAGGACGTGGACAAGTGGGACGCGGACGTGGGCGCACTGCTCGAACGCTTCGATTTCCTGCCGCGCTGGCGCATCGACGACGTGATGGTGTCCTTCGCCGCGCCGGGCGGTTCGGTCGGCGCGCACGTGGACCAGTACGACGTATTCCTGTTGCAGGCACAGGGCCGGCGTCGCTGGCAGATCGACGACCGGCCGAATCCGCCGGTGCATTTCCGCCTCGACGTCGAGCTGAAGCTGTTGCAGCGCTTCGAGCCGACGCACGACTGGGTGCTGGAACCGGGCGACATGCTGTACCTGCCGCCGGGCGTGCCGCACCACGGCGTCGCCGAGGATGCCTGCCTCACGTTTTCGGTTGGCATGCGCGCACCGGCGGCGGCGGAACTACTCGGCGATTTCGTCGATACGCTCGCCAGCGAAGCCGACGAATCGCTGCGCTTCGCCGATCCCGAGCTCGAACCGGCGAAGGACGCGTTCGAAATCGACGCCGCGGCGATGGAACGCGTGGTCGAGGGACTGAACAAGCTGCGCATGAACGATCCGGAACGCCTCGGCGAATGGTTCGGGCGCTTCATCACCACCTATCGCACTGCGCTGCGCCCCGGCGGCCGCGAACCGGGCGACGGGCGTTCGCGCATCGAAATCGAATGGGACCTGCAGCAGGGCGCGTATTTGCAACGCGACCCGTGGACGCGCATGGCCTGGCAGCGCGCGGGGCGCGGCGCGCGGTTGTATGTCTCGGGCGAATCGCATGCGCTGCCGTTGGCCGATGCGCGCCACATCGCGAATGCCGAATGCCTCGACGGCGGCGACTACGCGAAGCTGTCGATCACCGGCCGCGACCTGGTGCAGGACCTGTTGCAGCGCGGCCATTACGCGCTCGAATTCCCGGAGGACGCGGCGAGGTGA
- the bla gene encoding subclass B3 metallo-beta-lactamase, producing the protein MRAAIAIAFVAALASASCTTPRHAETAAEAVVPSTGASLPAPNRCADDAGWDDPAIPRHVYGNTWYVGSCGISALLVVSPQGSVLIDGTTAASAPAVERSIEALGVPLHDVRYILGSHEHSDHAGGIAQLQRDTGATVLARAPAASVLRRGSNDRSDPQFAELAPVPPVAQVETIDDGQTIRVGDAIALTAHATPGHAPGGTSWTWTECEGTRCLHMAYVDSLTAISDDAWRFNEHPDYVATFRHTLDVVAALPCDVLITPHPGASALWQRLPPDATLPLVDAGACKAYSENGRAGLDARLEKERAGQVP; encoded by the coding sequence GTGCGTGCGGCCATCGCCATCGCGTTCGTTGCCGCGCTCGCGTCCGCCAGCTGCACGACGCCACGACACGCCGAAACAGCCGCGGAAGCCGTCGTCCCCTCGACGGGTGCATCACTGCCGGCTCCAAATCGTTGCGCCGACGATGCGGGCTGGGACGATCCCGCGATCCCGCGCCACGTCTACGGCAACACCTGGTATGTCGGCTCCTGCGGCATCAGCGCGTTGCTGGTCGTTTCGCCGCAGGGTTCGGTGCTGATCGACGGCACCACGGCGGCATCGGCACCCGCGGTCGAACGCAGCATCGAAGCGCTGGGCGTTCCCTTGCATGACGTGCGTTACATCCTCGGCTCGCACGAGCATTCCGACCATGCCGGAGGCATTGCACAACTGCAGCGCGACACCGGCGCGACCGTATTGGCGCGCGCACCGGCCGCCTCGGTCCTCCGCCGCGGCAGCAACGACCGCAGCGATCCGCAATTCGCGGAGCTCGCTCCCGTTCCACCCGTCGCGCAGGTCGAGACCATCGACGACGGCCAGACCATCCGTGTCGGTGATGCCATCGCGCTGACCGCGCACGCCACGCCGGGCCATGCGCCCGGGGGCACCAGCTGGACCTGGACCGAATGCGAGGGCACGCGCTGCCTGCACATGGCCTACGTCGACAGCCTGACCGCGATTTCCGACGATGCGTGGCGCTTCAACGAGCACCCGGATTACGTGGCGACGTTCCGCCATACGCTCGACGTCGTCGCCGCCCTGCCTTGCGATGTCCTGATCACGCCGCATCCGGGCGCGAGTGCGCTCTGGCAACGCCTGCCGCCCGATGCCACGTTGCCGCTGGTCGATGCAGGCGCCTGCAAGGCCTATTCGGAAAACGGCAGAGCCGGACTCGATGCGCGATTGGAGAAGGAACGCGCGGGGCAAGTGCCATGA
- the purB gene encoding adenylosuccinate lyase, with protein sequence MTDALTALSPLDGRYAGKVDALRPIFSESGLIRARVKVEVEWLLALAADTSIVELKPFPEAAVARLRALADGFSLEDAARVKAIESTTNHDVKAVEYLIKEKLANDAELGPALEFVHFACTSEDINNLSYALMLSEARHAVLLPKLDALIDKLRTLAHEHAALPMLSRTHGQTASPTTVGKELANVVARLRRQREVLAALPIPGKINGAVGNYNAHVAAYPDVDWNAFSKRFVESLGLDWQAHTTQIEPHDGVAELCDACKRIDTIAIDLCRDVWGYISQGYFRQAVKAGEVGSSTMPHKVNPIDFENAEGNFGIASALFEHFAAKLPISRWQRDLTDSTVLRALGTAFGHMLIGFDSLQKGLGKLSANPERLAADLDAAWEVLAEAVQTVMRRHGLPNPYEQLKALTRGHGITEASMREFITTLDLPADAKQRLLDMTPASYTGLAEKLAREI encoded by the coding sequence ATGACCGACGCCCTCACCGCCCTGTCCCCGCTCGATGGCCGCTACGCGGGCAAGGTCGACGCGCTGCGCCCGATCTTCTCCGAATCCGGCCTGATCCGGGCGCGGGTCAAGGTCGAAGTCGAATGGCTGCTGGCGCTGGCCGCCGACACCAGCATCGTCGAACTCAAGCCCTTCCCCGAAGCCGCCGTCGCACGCCTGCGCGCGCTGGCCGATGGCTTCTCGCTCGAGGACGCGGCGCGGGTCAAGGCGATCGAGTCGACCACCAACCACGACGTCAAGGCAGTCGAATACCTGATCAAGGAAAAGCTGGCGAACGACGCCGAGCTCGGCCCGGCGCTGGAATTCGTGCACTTCGCCTGCACCAGCGAGGACATCAACAACCTCAGCTACGCGCTGATGTTGTCCGAAGCACGGCACGCGGTATTGCTGCCCAAGCTCGACGCGCTGATCGACAAGCTGCGCACGCTCGCGCACGAACACGCCGCGCTGCCGATGCTCTCGCGCACTCACGGCCAGACCGCCTCGCCCACGACCGTCGGCAAGGAACTCGCCAACGTCGTCGCCCGCCTGCGCCGCCAGCGCGAGGTGCTGGCCGCACTGCCGATACCGGGCAAAATCAACGGCGCGGTCGGCAACTACAACGCGCATGTCGCCGCCTATCCGGACGTGGACTGGAACGCGTTCTCGAAGCGTTTCGTCGAATCGCTGGGCCTGGACTGGCAGGCGCACACGACGCAGATCGAACCGCACGACGGCGTCGCCGAACTGTGCGATGCCTGCAAGCGCATCGACACCATCGCGATCGACCTGTGCCGCGACGTCTGGGGCTACATCTCGCAGGGTTACTTCAGGCAGGCGGTGAAAGCCGGCGAAGTCGGCAGTTCGACCATGCCGCACAAGGTCAATCCCATCGATTTCGAGAACGCGGAAGGCAATTTCGGCATCGCCAGCGCGCTGTTCGAACATTTCGCGGCGAAGTTGCCGATCAGCCGCTGGCAGCGCGACCTCACCGATTCCACCGTGCTGCGCGCGCTCGGCACCGCCTTCGGCCATATGCTGATCGGCTTCGATTCGCTGCAGAAAGGCCTCGGCAAGTTGAGCGCGAATCCGGAACGCCTCGCCGCCGACCTCGATGCAGCGTGGGAAGTGCTGGCCGAGGCGGTGCAGACGGTGATGCGCCGCCACGGCCTGCCGAATCCCTACGAACAGCTCAAGGCGCTGACCCGCGGCCACGGCATCACCGAAGCGTCGATGCGCGAATTCATCACGACACTCGATCTTCCCGCCGATGCGAAACAGCGCCTGCTCGACATGACGCCGGCGAGCTACACCGGCCTGGCGGAAAAACTCGCGCGGGAGATTTGA